GACTGCTCCGGCCCCCGCAGCGCACGCAATGCGCTGGCGCACCCCGAAACCGATGCAGCCGTGCTCGAATGCGCACGCGGCGGCATCCTGCGCGAAGGCCTCGGCTTCGACCGCTGCCAGGTGGCCGTGGTCACCAACGTGGGCGAAGGCGATCACCTCGGTCTGAACTTCATCACCACCGCCGAAGACGTCGCCGTCTTGAAGCGCGTGATCGTGCAGAACGTGGCCCCCAATGGCTACGGCGTGCTGAACGCCGCCGATCCGCTGGTCGCAGCGATGGCATCGGTCTGCCCCGGCAAGGTCATCTTCTTTGCCGCCGACCGCCACCACCCCGTGATGGCCACGCACCGCGCACAAGGCAATCGCGTGATCTACGTGGACGGCGAAAACATCGTCGCCGCCGAAGGCTCATGGCGCGAAAGCATTCCGCTGCGCGACATCCCGATCACTCGCAACGGCCAGATCACCTTCCAGGTCGAGAACGTGATGGCATCCATCGGTGCCGCATGGGCATCGAACCTGCCTTGGCAGACCATCCGCCGCGGCCTCGCAGGTTTCCTGAACGACAGCGACAACGCACCTGCGCGCTTCAACGTGATGGACTACAAGGGCGCCACCGTCATCGCCGATTACGGCCACAATCCCGACGCCATCCGCGCACTCGCGCAGGCCGTGCAGGCCATGCCCGCCAAGCACCGCAGCGTGGTGATCTCGGGTGCCGGTGACCGCCGCGATCAGGACATCGTCGAGCAGACCCGCATCCTCGGTCAATACTTCGACGACGTGATCCTGTACCAGGACGCCTGCCAACGCGGCCGTGAAGACGGCGAAGTGCTCGCCCTGCTCAAGCAAGGCCTCGAAGGCGCGCCACGCACCACGTACAGCACCGAGATCCACGGCGAATTCCTCGCCATCGATCACGCGCTGGAACGCCTGCAGCCCGGCGACCTGAGCCTGATTCTGGTCGATCAGGTCGAAGAGTCGCTGACCTATCTGGCCAAGCGCTGCGCCGAAGCCAAGTAAACATCACACTCCCCACCGCAGAACCATGTCCGCCATCGTCAACAAGAAGACCCTCCTGTCGGCGATTGCGCTGACGGGTCTGTTCGCCGTCACTGCCGTGGCACTGGCCTCCGGGCCTGAAAAAATCGGCACTGTGGACACCGCATTCAAACTGGTCGGCCGCGATCACGACATCATCGTGGAAGCATACGACGACCCCGATGTGCAAGGTGTCACCTGCTACGTCTCCCGTGCCCGCACGGGCGGTGTGAAGGGTTCGCTCGGATTGGCCGAAGACCGCTCGGAAGCATCGATCTCCTGCCACCAGGTCAGTGCCATCACCTTCCCCAAGCCGCTCAAAGATCAAGACGAGGTGTTCAGTGAACGCACCTCGCTGGTCTTCAAGCGCCTGCGCGTGGTGCGGATGGTGGACGTCAAGCGCAATGCCTTGGTCTACCTGACCTACTCCGACAAACTGATCGACGGCTCGCCGCAGAACTCGGTCTCTGCCGTGCCGGTGGCGCACGGCACGCAGATTCCTCTGAAAAAGTAAGCCTTCTCCCGAACGATCAAACCGCAGCAGCCAACACCGTCGCGCGGCATTCTCCAAAGCCGATGCGTGCAGCCCCGGCGCGTTCGCACCAGCCTCTGAAGATCACCGTATCGCCGTCCTCCAGAAACGTGCGTTGCTCGCCATCGGGTAGTGCAATCGGCTGCTTGCCGCCAGCGCTCAGCTCCATCAGCGAGCCGGCTTCCTGCGGCGTCGGTCCTGACAAGGTGCCCGAACCGAACAAGTCGCCGGTCTGCAGATTGCAGCCGTTGACGGTGTGATGCGCGACGAGTTGCGCAGGCGTCCAGTAAGCCGCATTCGCTGCGTTGGTCAGCGAGATACGTTGCGCAGCCTTGCCTGCTGCTTGCATCTTCGGCGTCAGCAGCAGCACTTCCAGCGTGATCGAGAAAGCGCCACGTAGGCGATTTTCGGCTGAGTCCAGATAAGGCAGCGGCTGCGGATCAGCACCGGGTCGTGTAAAGGCATCGCGAAACGGCGCGAGCGCCTCCATGGTCACCATCCACGGCGACAGCGTGCTTGCGAAATTCTTGGCAAGAAACGGACCCAGCGGTTGGTATTCCCAGCCCTGAATGTCACGCGCGGACCAGTCGTTGAACAGCGCCACACCGAACAGATGCGACTCGGCATCGGTGATCGGAATCGCGTCGCCCTGCGCATTGCCTTGCGCCACAAACCAGCCCAGTTCCAGTTCGTAGTCCAGGCGCTTGCATGGCCCTACCATCGGCACCGTCGCATCAGGAGCCTTGGTCTGGCCCTTGGGGCGCTTGAAATCCGTGCCGCTCACATTGATCGACGATGCACGCCCGTGATAACCGATGGGCACCCACTGGTAGTTGGGCAGCAGCGGATTGTCCGGACGAAACTGCTTGCCCACCGTGGTCGCGTGGTTGATGCTGGTGTAGAAATCCGTGTAGTCGTTGATGCGGCAAGGCACATGCATGGTGACGGCGGACTGATCGAGCAGCGCGCGCTCCCAATCCTTTTGCTGGTCGCTGCCGCGTGCAAGCCCTGTAGAAATCGCACGGCGCAGATTCGCACGTTGCGCGGGCGTGGCGTTCATCAGCGCGTTCATGTCGTCACTGCTGACGAGCGCTGCCATGCGCAGATCGAGCACCTTGTCACCAATCGCCACTCCAATGCGGGGCGCAGCCCCGGGCTTGTTGCTGAACAGGCCGAAGGGCAGGTTCTGGATCGGAAAATCGCAGCCCGCAACGTTGGCGGATTCGACCCAGCTTTGCAGCTTGGGATCATGTGTCTGGTCGATTTCAAACATGATGTTCAGTCTTTCTTGAATGGGTCCTTGAGC
This genomic stretch from Diaphorobacter sp. HDW4B harbors:
- a CDS encoding CreA family protein, with translation MSAIVNKKTLLSAIALTGLFAVTAVALASGPEKIGTVDTAFKLVGRDHDIIVEAYDDPDVQGVTCYVSRARTGGVKGSLGLAEDRSEASISCHQVSAITFPKPLKDQDEVFSERTSLVFKRLRVVRMVDVKRNALVYLTYSDKLIDGSPQNSVSAVPVAHGTQIPLKK
- the fahA gene encoding fumarylacetoacetase encodes the protein MFEIDQTHDPKLQSWVESANVAGCDFPIQNLPFGLFSNKPGAAPRIGVAIGDKVLDLRMAALVSSDDMNALMNATPAQRANLRRAISTGLARGSDQQKDWERALLDQSAVTMHVPCRINDYTDFYTSINHATTVGKQFRPDNPLLPNYQWVPIGYHGRASSINVSGTDFKRPKGQTKAPDATVPMVGPCKRLDYELELGWFVAQGNAQGDAIPITDAESHLFGVALFNDWSARDIQGWEYQPLGPFLAKNFASTLSPWMVTMEALAPFRDAFTRPGADPQPLPYLDSAENRLRGAFSITLEVLLLTPKMQAAGKAAQRISLTNAANAAYWTPAQLVAHHTVNGCNLQTGDLFGSGTLSGPTPQEAGSLMELSAGGKQPIALPDGEQRTFLEDGDTVIFRGWCERAGAARIGFGECRATVLAAAV